taagttacaACTTTTGAATTATGGACAGTCAGGGCCTTTGGAATGTTCAGATTAAGGCTTTCCTTTAACCacactcctcccctccccaaaaggATGGCTTTGGGGGACTTTTCTAAGATATTTTAAGATGTTTGCTTTTCCTGGGATGAAGGAATGCATGCAGTAGGCTTTTTAAAATGGAACATATTTAGGTGTGTTAATTTGGCTTTGGTATATCTAGAAGCCCAAAGTAAAAGAGTTCTTGTTCCTACTTTAAGCATTTTCTCCCAGGCACTCTGACTTAATGTTTAGGAGTGGAGTGCATGGGTCCTACAAGCCTGAACTGGGATAACAGGTGTTGCAAGGAATGATGGCAGCAGACAGATTGAGGGGAGATAGGCAACTTCTACTCGTGCACATAAATGAAATGTCTGGAGAacttgtttttaatcagtgcaGTCTGGGAAAGAGTGATTATAAAGTTCTGAAAGTGAGTCCTTACTCCTGAGTGTTACTATTTAGAACAGTTTTAGAAAGCTTTTTATTACATCTTTGGTTTTGTACTTGACTTCCCAAGTTCCCTAGTGAGTGACACTCAGTAGTACCTTAAACCAGCCATTTCACAGTTCCATGGGGTTATTAAATACACTGTAAAAGATTTGGTGGTGTTAATGCTGCTTTCTAAGTAAAGGCGACTAATGACTTTGATTGTTTAAATAGGATATCAAGCCAATGAGGGACCAGATTGTCAGGGTGAAGAGATATGAAAAAGTCCCACTCATCCTAGTGGGGAATAAagtggatctggaatcagaaagggaGGTTTTGACTGCAGAAGGCAGAGCCTTGGCTCAGGAGTGGGGCTGCCCGTTCATGGAGACATCAGCCAAAAGCAAAACGATGGTGGACGAACTGTTCGCAGAAATCGTCAGGCAAATGAACTATGCATCTCTGCCTGAGAAACAAGATCAGTGTTGCACAACTTGCATCATCCAGTGAAGAAGCTAACCTCATTCATGGCCATACAGAGCAGGTTAGTTTCTGAATGCTTACTTGTTTGACTCATGTAAGTATGGTGTTCCTTGATCAAGTCTAGCCAAGTTCAACTAGAGAGTTGAATATTGATATAGAGAAGGTGCTGCTCTGCTTTGGTAGAGAAGgagtttccttctctccctcaacAGGGAATTCCCTGTGCTGATGAAGTCACAGGTCCAGCTCCTGTCCTTGACCTATTCCACTGCCCCACCTTGTAACATCTTTTATTTTCATAggaacataattttttaaatgtgttcttCCTCTTGACCCTACTCCCTATAGGCTTTGTGATTGATAAGATACACTGTATGTGAATCAATATATAGTCTATTGTGTCCTTAATTTATTCAAACTGTACAgaccaaccttttttttttaaaagatataattcCAGAAGAAGAGATGTTATATATTCAGATTTTAATATGCCATGCTCTGGAGATAGATGATAAGTAAATAGAAGAGTTCAATTATCACATAAGTGTTTGATTTAATAGGGTACTTATGTAATCAAATTCATTTGTATCTCCCACTTGAAGAATAAGCAATCTAatcttttataataataataatgattggGTACCACCAGATATCTCATCTTCAAATAAGAATATAGATGTCAGAATATTAATGAGAATACCTATCCAGTTATAGTCTGGCCAGACAATGATTTGGCAGCAGCCAGAACCTTCTCAGGGCTTAGTAAACAGCAAAGTAAATAATTTAGAAAGCCTTTGGAGTTACAAAGTAAACAGATCAGAGTCCTTTTCAAAAGCTAGTTCTCAAAAGTGAATTTAATAGATAGCAGAATCTGGCCAAGGACTTTTCTGTCCTCTTTTGTGTTTCAATCACCTTAAATGTTTTCTCTGGACTCCTACAGGTCCCAGCCACCAACCTGGCACCAGGCTAGGCTGATGGTAACTTGGCACAGTCTCACTTGGGCATTAACATGTAGATGATGGACAACTGGGGTGCTTAAAGGACAACAGTTTAACTGGCACAGGCTGGCATGTAGCTAAGAGGATCCCTGTTATTGATCCCTTTGGAGCAATGACTTAACACTGACCCCCAAGTCTCTAGAGTCATATTACACACAGCAGCATGTTTCAGATAGTGGCTGTGGTTGTGATCAGAGGACAAGCTTCCCATGTATTCCCCCTGCAAAAGATTTTCAGGCCACAAGTCAGCCTTGTAGCCACAGGCCCGCACACAGATCACAGTTGCTGCCAAGTAGCTTCATCTTTGAACAGGAACACTGTTACCATTTATGAGTGCTCATGAGGCCAGATTCTTCACATAAAAAATCATGAAAACCCATTTCTTTTCTAGTCATTTCTTAATCTGAGAAACAAGACCTGTGTCTTGTTGGTTAATGTTGAGCCTGAATCAAACTCGAAAGGACAGCACAATAGACATATGTAGAAGCAGTGGGTTGCCAAGACCTTGCCATCCTCCCCCCCAATAAGCCAGCTTCATTCAGTTCAAACAGACTTTGTGGGTGCTGATGTGCATAAGCAAATGACATA
Above is a genomic segment from Monodelphis domestica isolate mMonDom1 chromosome X, mMonDom1.pri, whole genome shotgun sequence containing:
- the RAP2C gene encoding ras-related protein Rap-2c, with product MREYKVVVLGSGGVGKSALTVQFVTGTFIEKYDPTIEDFYRKEIEVDSSPSVLEILDTAGTEQFASMRDLYIKNGQGFILVYSLVNQQSFQDIKPMRDQIVRVKRYEKVPLILVGNKVDLESEREVLTAEGRALAQEWGCPFMETSAKSKTMVDELFAEIVRQMNYASLPEKQDQCCTTCIIQ